From Pandoraea vervacti, the proteins below share one genomic window:
- the pcnB gene encoding polynucleotide adenylyltransferase PcnB, with amino-acid sequence MIRKLIKKLLGKDTQAEGGAGSPPSGVPVVIPVSTHGIDPSLLSKNAVRVTDTLQQAGFKAFIVGGAVRDLLLGIAPKDFDVATSATPEQVQRLFRRARIIGRRFQIVHVQFGQEIIETSTFRALVDAVDSEQIGARRPKKGELDRKTHVTDESGRVLRDNVWGEQIEDAARRDFTVNAMYYDPATQTVHDYHHGWEDIQKRVLRMIGDPATRYREDPVRMLRVVRFAAKLGFKIDDATAAPIPQLAPLIDNVPAARLFDEMLKLLLSGHAWACVQQLRSQGLHHGLLPLLDVVLEQPLGEKFVTLALANTDARIRAGKPVSPGFLFAALLWHLVLEKWQAYQSAGEYPIPALHLAMDDVLDAQTGKLAIQRRFVADMKEIWGLQVRLDKRVGRTPLRLLEHPRLRAGYDFLLLRCESGEVPAEAGQWWTDFLEGDSVKRDELLSQGSGSSGSTPAAKRRRRRRKPSGGRGGEGNESSGNGGSTAGEGGGARENATSENHGKRVSSRQHGSEGA; translated from the coding sequence GTGATCCGCAAACTCATCAAGAAGCTGCTCGGCAAAGACACTCAGGCCGAAGGCGGCGCAGGCAGTCCGCCGTCCGGCGTACCGGTCGTCATTCCCGTCTCCACGCACGGCATCGATCCGAGCCTGCTCTCGAAGAACGCCGTGCGCGTGACCGACACGTTGCAGCAGGCCGGGTTCAAGGCCTTCATCGTCGGCGGCGCCGTGCGCGATCTGTTGCTCGGCATTGCCCCCAAGGACTTCGATGTCGCGACGAGCGCCACGCCCGAGCAGGTCCAGCGCCTGTTCCGCCGCGCACGCATCATCGGCCGTCGCTTCCAGATCGTTCACGTGCAGTTCGGGCAGGAGATCATCGAGACCTCTACGTTCCGAGCGCTAGTCGATGCGGTCGACAGCGAGCAGATCGGTGCGCGTCGTCCGAAAAAGGGAGAACTCGACCGCAAGACGCACGTCACCGACGAATCGGGCCGCGTGCTGCGCGACAACGTCTGGGGCGAACAGATCGAAGATGCCGCGCGTCGAGACTTCACCGTCAACGCCATGTATTACGACCCGGCCACGCAGACGGTGCACGACTACCACCACGGGTGGGAAGACATTCAGAAGCGCGTGCTGCGCATGATTGGCGACCCGGCCACACGCTATCGCGAAGACCCGGTACGCATGCTGCGCGTGGTGCGCTTCGCCGCGAAGCTCGGCTTCAAGATCGACGACGCGACCGCCGCACCGATTCCGCAACTCGCACCGCTCATCGACAACGTGCCTGCGGCGCGTTTGTTCGACGAGATGCTCAAGCTGTTGCTCTCGGGGCACGCATGGGCCTGCGTGCAGCAACTGCGCTCGCAGGGCCTGCATCACGGTCTGCTGCCGTTGCTCGATGTGGTGCTGGAGCAACCGCTGGGCGAGAAATTCGTCACGCTCGCGCTGGCCAACACCGATGCGCGCATTCGTGCGGGCAAGCCGGTCTCGCCAGGCTTCCTGTTCGCCGCACTGCTGTGGCATCTCGTGCTCGAGAAGTGGCAGGCCTACCAGAGCGCCGGTGAGTATCCGATTCCCGCCTTGCATCTTGCAATGGACGACGTGCTCGACGCGCAAACCGGCAAGCTGGCGATTCAGCGCCGTTTCGTCGCCGACATGAAGGAAATCTGGGGCTTGCAGGTCCGTCTGGACAAACGCGTCGGCCGCACGCCGCTGCGCTTGCTGGAGCATCCGCGTCTGCGCGCCGGGTACGACTTCCTGCTGCTGCGCTGCGAGTCGGGAGAAGTCCCGGCCGAAGCCGGCCAGTGGTGGACCGACTTCCTCGAAGGCGACTCGGTCAAGCGTGACGAATTGCTCTCGCAGGGCAGCGGATCGTCGGGTTCGACCCCGGCGGCGAAGCGCCGTCGACGTCGTCGCAAGCCGTCCGGCGGGCGTGGCGGCGAAGGCAACGAAAGCAGTGGAAACGGCGGAAGCACCGCTGGCGAGGGTGGCGGCGCGCGTGAGAACGCTACCAGCGAGAATCATGGCAAGCGGGTATCATCGCGACAGCATGGTTCCGAAGGTGCTTAA
- the folK gene encoding 2-amino-4-hydroxy-6-hydroxymethyldihydropteridine diphosphokinase produces the protein MTVAYIGLGANLGDARQAIKDAIVCLAQQIGVTITAKSDLYRTAPIESSGDDYLNCAVAVETSLTARQLLTLCLKIELHFGRERPYKNAPRTLDLDLLLYGDERIAEPDLIVPHPRMALRAFVLYPLADIAPDLDIPGVGRVSALLPEVADQRVERVAYGCCPTKRVCTS, from the coding sequence ATGACTGTTGCCTATATCGGGCTCGGCGCGAATCTCGGCGACGCCCGCCAAGCGATTAAGGACGCCATCGTCTGTCTGGCGCAGCAAATCGGCGTCACCATCACGGCCAAGTCCGACCTGTATCGCACCGCGCCCATCGAGTCGAGCGGCGACGACTATCTCAACTGCGCTGTCGCCGTCGAGACGAGTCTGACTGCCCGTCAGTTGCTCACGCTGTGCCTGAAGATCGAGTTGCATTTCGGACGTGAACGGCCCTACAAGAATGCGCCACGCACGCTCGACCTCGATCTGCTGCTGTATGGCGACGAGCGCATCGCCGAACCCGATCTGATCGTGCCGCATCCGCGCATGGCCTTGCGCGCCTTCGTGCTGTACCCGCTCGCGGATATCGCGCCCGATCTCGACATTCCCGGCGTGGGACGCGTGAGCGCCCTGCTGCCCGAGGTCGCCGATCAGCGCGTCGAGCGTGTCGCATACGGCTGCTGCCCCACGAAGCGGGTTTGCACGTCATGA
- a CDS encoding deoxynucleoside kinase, whose amino-acid sequence MRSPVLGRFRYLAIEGPIGVGKTSLAQRLADAASADLMLEQPALNPFLERFYRDSARYALPAQLSFCLQRVDEATEIARREIDGKPIFTDFLPEKDGLFARLTLADDELALYHKLVAHIERPHRAPDLVIHLQASPETLFSRIQKRAIPMEQQIPDTYLRALCDIYGEFFYHYAAAPVLTVDTEQFDPAHNDSDFALLVERIDQMRGRKEVFVKGARL is encoded by the coding sequence ATGAGATCGCCCGTGCTGGGGCGTTTTCGCTACCTCGCCATCGAAGGTCCCATCGGTGTTGGCAAGACATCGCTTGCACAGCGTCTGGCTGACGCCGCCAGCGCCGATCTGATGCTCGAGCAACCCGCGCTCAATCCCTTTCTCGAACGTTTCTATCGCGACAGCGCGCGGTACGCCTTACCGGCGCAGTTGTCGTTCTGTCTGCAACGTGTCGATGAAGCGACGGAAATTGCGCGACGCGAAATCGACGGCAAGCCGATCTTCACCGACTTCCTGCCAGAGAAGGACGGGTTGTTCGCGCGACTCACGCTGGCTGACGACGAGCTGGCGCTTTACCACAAGCTTGTCGCGCATATCGAGCGCCCCCACCGCGCGCCGGATCTCGTGATTCACCTGCAAGCCAGTCCCGAGACGCTGTTCTCCCGCATTCAGAAACGCGCCATTCCGATGGAGCAGCAGATCCCGGACACCTATCTGCGCGCGCTGTGCGACATCTACGGTGAATTCTTCTATCATTACGCCGCTGCGCCGGTGTTGACAGTCGATACAGAACAATTCGATCCGGCGCACAACGACAGCGACTTCGCCCTGTTGGTCGAACGCATCGACCAGATGCGCGGGCGCAAGGAAGTCTTCGTCAAGGGCGCTCGCCTCTGA
- the panB gene encoding 3-methyl-2-oxobutanoate hydroxymethyltransferase produces the protein MSYLQESNRKAVTVPGLAQMRERGEKIAMLTAYDASFAALLDRVGVDAILIGDSLGNVIQGQRTTLPVTLRDICYHTECVARSVEKALVLADLPFGTYGTKEQAYQSAVAVMQAGAQMVKIEGGAWLAETVRFLVERSIPVCAHVGLTPQSVHAFGGFKVQAREDAGQAKLLEDCRALQAAGAQLVVFEAIPAALAARVTPEMATMPTIGIGAGVDCDGQVLVLQDMLGVFPGKSPKFSKNFMDGQPSIAAAIEAYVQAVKHGTFPTLEHSF, from the coding sequence ATGAGTTACCTGCAAGAATCCAACCGCAAGGCCGTGACCGTTCCCGGTCTTGCCCAGATGCGCGAGCGCGGCGAGAAGATCGCCATGCTCACCGCCTATGACGCGAGTTTTGCCGCGCTGCTCGATCGCGTGGGCGTCGATGCCATTCTGATCGGCGACTCGCTCGGCAACGTGATTCAGGGTCAGCGCACCACCCTGCCCGTGACCTTGCGCGACATCTGCTATCACACCGAATGTGTCGCACGCAGTGTGGAAAAGGCGCTGGTGCTGGCCGATCTGCCGTTTGGCACGTATGGCACGAAGGAGCAGGCTTATCAAAGCGCCGTGGCCGTCATGCAGGCGGGGGCGCAGATGGTGAAGATCGAAGGCGGCGCCTGGCTCGCGGAGACGGTGCGGTTTCTCGTGGAGCGCAGCATTCCGGTGTGCGCCCACGTGGGCCTCACACCGCAGTCGGTGCACGCCTTTGGCGGCTTCAAGGTACAGGCGCGCGAAGATGCCGGGCAGGCGAAGTTGCTCGAAGACTGCCGCGCGCTGCAAGCAGCGGGCGCACAGCTCGTCGTGTTCGAAGCGATTCCCGCTGCGCTGGCGGCGCGCGTGACGCCGGAAATGGCGACGATGCCGACCATCGGCATTGGCGCAGGTGTCGACTGCGACGGTCAGGTGCTGGTGTTGCAGGACATGCTCGGCGTATTTCCCGGCAAGTCGCCCAAATTCTCCAAGAACTTCATGGACGGTCAGCCGAGCATCGCGGCGGCCATCGAAGCCTACGTGCAAGCCGTGAAGCATGGCACGTTCCCGACGCTGGAGCATAGCTTCTGA
- a CDS encoding sensor histidine kinase: MIVPGRSLYLRLVIRMGVVLAFAVAAVLLGIWFSTRAAVDRAYDRWLLGSALQVAENTWYQNGEVNVDVPLAAFSALAPGDQIFYTVLDPNGRSVAGDSEFRPSIPWDKLADGPIVVDGAYQEMPIRIAIVGRRMPVTAAHPWAVVALAHTQNARVRFTRGLADNTLLITIATAVLTLLAALWTLRQALAPLKQIEAAIRERDSNDLVPLTVTVPAETLALVGAINDFMRRLATSRALMRRVIGDAAHQLRTPVTALTAQVEMLSQTQDELARQTHIARIQKQARGLGGLIHQLINHAMVQHRAESVAPAPVDLNALLQTAMRETLSYATRDIDVALHMPDVPCMVLGDALSLREAIKNVLVNALAYGAPHRLHVDVTRVDAQWRLRFFDDGPGIPEAEWQRVRTPFSARADGREGASLGLAMVADVIHAHGGQMTFERVQGEGFAVVLTLPVA, translated from the coding sequence ATGATCGTTCCCGGCCGGTCGCTCTATCTACGCCTCGTCATTCGCATGGGCGTTGTCCTGGCGTTTGCGGTCGCGGCGGTGCTGCTCGGGATCTGGTTCTCGACGCGCGCAGCCGTCGATCGGGCCTACGACCGATGGCTGCTGGGCAGCGCGTTGCAGGTGGCGGAGAACACGTGGTACCAGAACGGCGAAGTGAACGTCGATGTGCCGCTCGCCGCGTTCTCGGCATTGGCGCCCGGCGATCAGATCTTCTACACCGTGCTCGACCCGAACGGGCGTTCCGTGGCGGGCGACTCGGAGTTTCGTCCGTCCATTCCCTGGGACAAGCTGGCCGACGGCCCCATCGTCGTCGACGGCGCCTACCAGGAGATGCCGATCCGCATCGCCATCGTCGGCCGACGCATGCCGGTGACGGCGGCTCACCCGTGGGCGGTCGTCGCGCTCGCGCACACGCAGAACGCCCGCGTACGCTTTACGCGGGGGCTCGCCGACAACACGTTGCTCATTACGATTGCCACTGCGGTGCTGACGTTGCTCGCGGCCCTGTGGACGCTGCGTCAGGCGCTCGCACCGCTCAAGCAAATCGAAGCGGCGATACGCGAGCGCGACTCGAACGACCTCGTTCCCCTGACGGTGACGGTGCCGGCCGAAACACTGGCGCTCGTCGGCGCCATCAACGATTTCATGCGACGGCTGGCGACCTCGCGCGCGTTGATGCGTCGGGTGATCGGCGACGCTGCGCATCAACTGCGAACCCCGGTGACCGCGCTCACGGCGCAAGTCGAGATGCTGAGCCAGACGCAGGACGAGCTTGCCCGTCAGACGCACATCGCGCGCATTCAGAAGCAGGCACGAGGATTGGGCGGACTGATTCATCAGTTGATCAACCACGCGATGGTGCAGCACCGGGCGGAGAGTGTTGCGCCGGCGCCGGTCGATCTGAACGCGTTGTTGCAGACGGCGATGCGCGAGACGCTGTCGTACGCCACGCGCGATATCGATGTCGCGCTGCACATGCCCGATGTGCCCTGCATGGTCCTTGGCGACGCGTTGAGTTTGCGCGAAGCCATCAAGAACGTGCTGGTGAATGCGCTGGCCTACGGCGCGCCGCACCGACTGCATGTCGACGTGACGCGCGTGGATGCGCAGTGGCGGCTTCGCTTCTTCGACGACGGCCCCGGCATTCCGGAAGCGGAATGGCAACGTGTGCGAACGCCGTTTTCCGCGCGTGCCGACGGACGCGAAGGGGCAAGTCTGGGCCTGGCGATGGTCGCCGATGTCATTCACGCGCACGGCGGACAGATGACGTTCGAGCGCGTGCAAGGCGAGGGGTTTGCGGTGGTGCTGACGCTTCCTGTCGCGTGA
- a CDS encoding response regulator transcription factor, with protein sequence MRIMLVEDTADVAEAIATQLRRLGHALDCETDGAVAATRIGDDYDLLILDVMLPHVDGFELLRRVRERGLSTRVLMLTACAEIEERVRALDLGADDYLTKPFDFRELEARVRALMRRTGQDATNRLTCANLTLDRKSRGVEVDGLPIELTRREVTLLEILAARPGRIFGKDELMDRLYGDEPAPNANAIEQYVARLRKKLAMAQFQIRTLRGLGYQLVLS encoded by the coding sequence ATGCGCATCATGTTGGTGGAAGACACCGCCGATGTCGCCGAAGCGATTGCCACCCAGTTGCGCAGGCTGGGTCATGCGCTCGATTGCGAGACCGACGGCGCAGTCGCGGCCACGCGTATCGGCGACGACTACGACCTGCTGATCCTCGACGTGATGCTGCCCCACGTCGACGGTTTCGAGTTGCTTCGCCGCGTGCGTGAGCGCGGGCTGTCCACACGCGTGCTGATGCTCACCGCGTGTGCGGAGATCGAAGAGCGCGTGCGTGCGCTCGATCTCGGGGCGGACGATTACCTCACCAAACCTTTCGATTTCCGCGAACTGGAGGCGCGCGTGAGAGCGCTCATGCGTCGTACCGGACAGGACGCCACGAACCGGCTCACTTGCGCCAATCTCACGCTCGATCGCAAGAGTCGCGGTGTCGAAGTGGACGGGCTGCCGATAGAGCTGACGCGTCGCGAGGTCACGTTGCTGGAGATCCTTGCGGCCCGGCCCGGGCGCATCTTCGGCAAGGACGAACTGATGGATCGCCTGTATGGCGACGAACCCGCGCCGAACGCCAACGCCATCGAGCAATACGTCGCACGTTTGCGCAAGAAGCTCGCCATGGCGCAATTCCAGATACGCACGTTGCGCGGTCTGGGCTATCAACTCGTGCTCTCATGA
- a CDS encoding ABC transporter ATP-binding protein, translating to MHNAPHAGAVGAIAPAVPPLLEIDRVTLQYKTDDYLVTAAQQVSFNVYPGDRFVLLGPSGCGKSTLLKAIGGYLPPVNGEIRLKGRTITEPGPDRMMVFQEFDQLLPWKTVRQNVEFALIASGRLKGRDAAERAAHYIEKVGLAKFIDSYPHTLSGGMKQRVSIARGMAMEPDVLLMDEPFAALDALTRRKMQDELLRLWDDTRFTVLFVTHGIDEAIRIGTRILLLSPHPGQVKAELNSIAPDQLGTAHQSELETRIDQLLFAAH from the coding sequence ATGCACAACGCCCCCCATGCGGGCGCTGTCGGCGCCATCGCGCCCGCAGTGCCGCCATTGCTCGAAATCGACCGCGTCACGCTGCAATACAAGACCGACGACTACCTCGTCACCGCCGCCCAGCAAGTGAGCTTCAACGTCTACCCGGGCGACCGTTTCGTGTTGCTCGGCCCGTCGGGTTGCGGCAAGTCCACGTTGCTCAAGGCGATTGGCGGCTATCTGCCCCCCGTCAATGGGGAGATTCGCCTGAAAGGCCGCACAATCACCGAGCCCGGCCCCGATCGCATGATGGTCTTTCAGGAATTCGATCAGTTACTGCCGTGGAAAACGGTGCGTCAGAACGTGGAGTTCGCGCTCATCGCGAGCGGCCGTCTGAAGGGACGCGACGCCGCCGAGCGCGCCGCGCACTACATCGAGAAAGTGGGCCTCGCCAAATTCATCGACAGCTATCCACACACGCTCTCCGGCGGTATGAAGCAGCGCGTGTCGATAGCGCGCGGCATGGCCATGGAGCCGGACGTGCTGCTCATGGACGAGCCGTTCGCCGCGCTCGACGCCCTTACCCGCCGCAAGATGCAGGACGAACTGCTGCGTCTGTGGGACGACACGCGCTTCACCGTGTTGTTCGTCACCCACGGCATCGATGAGGCGATTCGGATCGGCACGCGCATTCTGCTGCTCTCGCCCCACCCCGGACAGGTCAAGGCCGAGCTCAACAGCATCGCCCCCGACCAACTCGGCACCGCGCATCAGAGCGAGCTCGAAACGCGCATCGATCAACTGCTGTTCGCCGCGCATTGA
- a CDS encoding ABC transporter permease, which translates to MPSQPTPPSATGQAASHPIEPVYRPEFVLEPVQAELSSIQRPLSTFETLYRLSWLRKTVILAVLAIVWEIYGRWLDNALLFPSFTDTVAAFAGGLSSGVLLLRAAVSLKTLLIGYGIGIVLAAVLTTVAISSKIGNDLLETLTAMFNPLPAIALLPLALIWFGLGNGSVIFVLVHSVLWAVALNTHSGFRGVSKTLRMVGQNYGLKRFALVQHVLIPAAFPSILTGLKVGWAFAWRTLIAAELVFGVSSGSGGLGWYIFENRNSLETANVFAGLFFVILIGLAVENLLFARIEKRTLHRWGMQH; encoded by the coding sequence ATGCCTTCGCAACCCACGCCGCCGTCCGCCACCGGTCAGGCCGCCAGTCACCCGATCGAGCCGGTCTATCGTCCCGAGTTCGTGCTCGAACCGGTGCAGGCCGAGCTATCGTCGATCCAGCGTCCGCTCTCCACGTTCGAAACGCTCTACCGCCTGAGCTGGCTGCGCAAGACCGTGATCCTCGCCGTGCTCGCCATCGTCTGGGAAATCTACGGACGCTGGCTCGACAATGCCCTGCTGTTCCCGAGCTTTACCGATACGGTGGCCGCCTTTGCGGGTGGTTTGTCGAGCGGCGTGCTGCTGCTGCGCGCGGCAGTCTCGCTCAAGACGTTGCTGATCGGCTACGGCATCGGCATTGTCCTGGCTGCGGTGCTCACGACCGTGGCCATCAGTTCGAAGATCGGCAACGACCTGCTGGAAACGCTGACGGCCATGTTCAACCCGCTGCCGGCCATTGCGCTGCTGCCGCTCGCGCTCATCTGGTTCGGCCTGGGCAACGGCAGCGTGATTTTCGTGCTCGTGCACTCGGTGCTGTGGGCCGTGGCGCTCAACACGCACAGCGGCTTTCGCGGCGTGTCGAAAACCCTGCGCATGGTCGGGCAGAACTACGGGCTCAAGCGCTTCGCGCTCGTGCAGCACGTGCTCATTCCGGCAGCGTTTCCGAGCATTCTGACCGGCCTGAAAGTGGGCTGGGCCTTCGCGTGGCGCACGCTGATCGCCGCCGAGCTTGTATTCGGCGTGTCCTCCGGCTCGGGCGGTCTGGGCTGGTACATCTTCGAGAACCGCAACTCGCTCGAGACGGCGAATGTCTTCGCCGGGCTGTTCTTCGTGATTCTGATCGGGCTCGCGGTCGAGAACCTGCTGTTTGCCCGCATCGAGAAGCGCACGTTGCATCGCTGGGGAATGCAGCACTGA
- a CDS encoding ABC transporter substrate-binding protein has protein sequence MNRRHFARWVSALTLAATTVLSPLGNVAHAQASTVRLSHGYGILYLPLMVMRDQHLIEKHAKALGLGDVKTTWTILDGGNVINDAMLAGNLDVAGTGAPGFVTLWSKAHGIPRSEVIGLSALSTGPLWLNTNNPNIKSLKDFTPKDKIAIPGIKTSLSAVLLQMAVAKTFGIENYAKLDPQTVSLSHPEAVSALLSGKTEITAHFTSPPFSYQEVKDPRIKRVLNSTDVLGNITIDVVFAPKQFTVQNPKLVQAILAAQEEAATYIAKDHVGAAQTFLRVSKMNLPQAEIEQMLADPGLQFTTTPNGLMQYVEFMGRAGTIKTRPAKWSDLFVPQMATRQGS, from the coding sequence ATGAATCGACGCCATTTCGCCCGCTGGGTCAGTGCGCTGACGCTCGCCGCCACCACGGTGCTTTCCCCCTTGGGTAACGTAGCGCATGCGCAGGCGAGCACTGTGCGCCTGTCGCACGGCTACGGCATTCTCTATCTGCCGCTGATGGTCATGCGCGATCAGCACCTCATCGAGAAGCACGCGAAGGCGCTGGGGCTCGGTGACGTGAAGACGACGTGGACGATTCTCGACGGCGGCAACGTCATCAACGACGCCATGCTCGCCGGCAATCTCGATGTCGCCGGCACCGGCGCACCGGGCTTCGTCACGCTGTGGTCGAAGGCGCACGGCATTCCGCGCTCGGAAGTGATCGGACTGTCCGCGCTGTCGACCGGACCGCTCTGGCTCAACACGAACAACCCGAACATCAAGTCGCTCAAGGACTTCACGCCGAAGGACAAGATCGCCATCCCGGGCATCAAGACCTCGCTATCTGCCGTGCTGCTCCAAATGGCGGTGGCCAAAACGTTCGGCATCGAGAACTACGCCAAGCTCGATCCGCAAACGGTCAGCCTGAGTCATCCGGAAGCCGTGAGCGCGCTGCTCTCGGGCAAGACCGAAATCACGGCGCACTTCACCTCGCCGCCGTTCTCGTATCAGGAGGTGAAGGACCCGCGCATCAAGCGCGTGCTGAATTCGACGGACGTGCTCGGCAACATCACCATCGACGTGGTATTCGCACCGAAGCAGTTCACCGTTCAGAACCCGAAGCTGGTGCAGGCGATTCTGGCCGCACAGGAAGAGGCGGCCACCTACATCGCCAAGGACCATGTGGGCGCGGCGCAGACCTTCCTGCGCGTGTCGAAGATGAACCTGCCGCAAGCCGAGATCGAGCAGATGCTCGCCGACCCCGGTCTGCAATTCACCACCACGCCGAACGGGTTGATGCAGTACGTCGAATTCATGGGACGTGCGGGCACGATCAAGACGCGTCCGGCAAAGTGGAGCGATCTGTTCGTGCCGCAGATGGCGACGCGTCAGGGCAGCTAA
- a CDS encoding chorismate-binding protein — protein MQSEAPMAAFALLDDSADPAGGARLYTGLVREVTCDEPGVLSDALRDVEDAIRGGLHAVLLADYEFGVRLNGVHTVATRRAPGQFRALLFADLQRLDAVQTQDWLERQTDHAEQAATTERADHATSSGVASVAGIGALQSDVSDAAFDDAICRIHEWLSQGECYQINYTYRLHFDAFGSPIALYRRLRARQPVPYGALVMLPGAAGLPGRAILSLSPELFLRHSRGQVEARPMKGTAPASGNASLDAQRSADLAADEKNRAENLMIVDLLRNDLGRLATPGSVKVPKLFEVTRFASVLQMTSTVTATLPDAVTFVDVLRALFPCGSITGAPKHRTMQLIGELETSPRGLYTGAIGWLDARSDAPHALGDFCLSVAIRTLELDSPGVSGMSALRRGRLGVGAGIVLDSKADEERDECRLKARFLSALDPGFELFETMQATRESGIAHLDRHLARLQASARYFGFTFDEAALRAQLAAVVATLGGDDIHRVRLALSHNGTVALTHAVLTPLPGGSVTVLLADAASPTRADDLFLRHKTTVRSRYDAAWKAAEAQGAFDVLFFNERGELTEGGRSSVFVKRYGIWTTPPLSCGVLPGVMRSVMLDDPAWAAVEAVVTRDDLLSAQAIVVANALRGALPAKIAGTVVV, from the coding sequence ATGCAAAGTGAAGCGCCGATGGCCGCCTTCGCGCTGTTGGACGACAGCGCGGATCCGGCCGGCGGGGCGCGTCTGTATACCGGGCTCGTGCGCGAGGTGACTTGCGACGAGCCCGGTGTGCTTTCCGACGCGCTTCGTGATGTAGAGGACGCCATCCGTGGCGGCCTGCATGCCGTATTGTTGGCCGACTATGAATTCGGTGTGCGCCTGAACGGCGTGCACACGGTGGCGACGCGTCGCGCGCCGGGTCAGTTCCGTGCGTTGCTGTTCGCCGACTTGCAGCGACTCGACGCCGTGCAAACCCAGGACTGGCTCGAACGTCAGACCGATCACGCTGAGCAGGCCGCGACCACTGAGCGCGCCGATCACGCCACCTCATCCGGTGTGGCGAGCGTGGCAGGGATCGGCGCGTTGCAAAGCGACGTGAGCGACGCCGCATTCGACGACGCCATCTGCCGTATCCACGAATGGCTCTCGCAAGGCGAATGCTATCAGATCAACTACACGTACCGGCTGCACTTCGACGCGTTCGGCTCGCCCATCGCGCTGTATCGACGCCTGCGCGCCCGTCAGCCCGTGCCTTATGGCGCGCTGGTAATGCTGCCGGGCGCCGCAGGTCTGCCAGGCCGCGCGATTCTCTCGCTCTCTCCCGAGTTGTTTCTGCGTCATTCGCGCGGGCAGGTCGAGGCGCGTCCGATGAAGGGCACCGCACCCGCGAGCGGCAACGCCTCCCTCGACGCGCAGCGTAGCGCCGATCTTGCGGCCGACGAGAAGAATCGCGCCGAGAATCTCATGATCGTCGATCTGCTTCGCAACGATCTCGGACGCCTCGCTACGCCCGGCTCCGTGAAAGTGCCGAAACTCTTCGAGGTCACACGTTTCGCGAGTGTGTTGCAGATGACGTCAACGGTCACGGCGACGTTGCCGGACGCCGTCACGTTCGTCGACGTGCTGCGCGCGTTGTTTCCTTGCGGCTCGATTACCGGTGCGCCGAAACATCGGACGATGCAGTTGATCGGCGAGCTGGAAACCTCACCGCGCGGCCTGTACACCGGCGCCATCGGCTGGCTCGATGCACGCAGCGATGCCCCGCACGCCCTGGGCGACTTCTGCCTGTCCGTCGCCATTCGTACACTCGAACTCGACTCGCCCGGCGTGAGTGGCATGAGTGCCCTGCGTCGCGGGCGGCTGGGTGTAGGTGCGGGCATCGTGCTGGACAGCAAAGCCGATGAAGAGCGAGACGAGTGTCGGCTCAAGGCGCGGTTCCTGAGCGCGCTCGATCCCGGCTTCGAACTCTTTGAGACGATGCAAGCGACCCGTGAGTCGGGCATTGCGCATCTCGACAGGCATCTCGCGCGTCTGCAAGCCTCGGCCCGTTACTTCGGCTTCACGTTCGACGAAGCGGCATTGCGCGCGCAACTCGCTGCCGTTGTTGCGACATTGGGCGGGGATGACATTCACCGTGTGCGGCTTGCACTGTCGCACAACGGAACGGTGGCATTGACGCATGCGGTGCTCACACCGCTGCCGGGCGGCAGCGTCACCGTACTGCTCGCCGACGCTGCAAGCCCGACCCGCGCCGACGATCTTTTCCTGCGACACAAAACCACGGTCCGCAGCCGTTACGACGCGGCGTGGAAAGCGGCGGAAGCGCAGGGGGCGTTCGACGTGCTGTTCTTCAATGAGCGCGGCGAGTTGACCGAGGGCGGGCGTAGCAGCGTCTTCGTCAAACGCTATGGCATCTGGACGACGCCGCCCTTGTCATGCGGCGTACTGCCCGGTGTGATGCGCAGCGTCATGCTCGACGATCCCGCCTGGGCTGCCGTGGAGGCCGTCGTGACGCGCGACGACTTGCTCTCGGCGCAAGCCATCGTCGTGGCGAACGCCCTGCGCGGTGCGTTGCCCGCAAAGATCGCAGGCACCGTCGTCGTCTGA